AGGCTGTTCCATCGCGTCCGCTGTGTTCCTGAGCTGGGAGCCTCACTGGGCCCCAGAGGCGCCGACTCAGCGCCCTGCAGCTTGGCTGACATCCCAGGCCCCTCCACACCCGGATTCCTGGCTGAACTTTTCTGCAAGGGGGGGCTGTCACGGCTACACGAGCTGCAGGTAGGGGTCCTTTCCCAGGACAGAACTGGAGAAATTAGCTTTGACAACTCTAGAAAGGGCAGACTAGGGCAGAAGTATGAGGGAGGGCCAGTAAGAATGCATGACCATGAATTATGGAAAAGGCAAGTTAGGACTAAGGGCATTGGCTGGAATAGCACAGAGCCTGTCCTTACACCTAGCAGCATATGCTAAGGAAGCACCTTCTTGCAGTGGGAATGTCTGGAGGCCCTGCTGGTATAGGATAAGTGTGCGGGAGGTAGAAGCACGGCAGTTACCTCCGCGGGCtttagatatatttatttaaactACACTTGTCCCTACTCTCACAGAGGGGACTCAGACTAAGGACAGTCCAGGTGGGGAACTTCTAGGGATTTCTCAGCCTCTGCTTGGCCCAAGTGACCAAAGCAAATTCCTGAATATCCACTTTGCACAAAGTTTCTCTGTTTTGCTCATCACTCAAACTTTCTAGGGACGGGAAGTGGGAGAAAGAGGAGTTTGCAGCTTTAGGGTCAGGCATTAGCTGGGTGTTGGCGAAGGAGCAGAAGTTGGTGCTTCCAAAGCCCAGTCTACCCCCTTCTCTTTATCACAagccaagctgggagacccccaCCGGGGTCTCCATTCTCTGCTACGCATATTTTCCCAGGTGCAGAACTCGGAGCGATTCGGGCCAGTGTGGTTGGCCAGCTTCGGAACCGTGCGCACGGTATTCGTAGCCGCCCCTGCTCTCATCGAGCAGCTGCTGCGACAGGAGGGGCCCCGGCCGGAGCGCTGTAGCTTCTCACCCTGGGTGGAGCATCGCCGTCGCCGCCAGCGAGCATGCGGACTGCTCACCGCGTGAGTCCTCTGCACCCCAAGTCCGGACGCCCCACAGCTGCCCTCTTCTGCGGCGGCTCCCGAAACAATCTGTCTAGGGACGTGGACGGAGATCGGCAGTTTCCCCCAACCTTCTGACATCTTAGTGTTGCCATCACAGTCTGTTTCACCCAGGCTCGTGTAGAACCCTGCCCTCGCCCCCCGCGCACCCCATTACCCTTTGCAGCTACAATGCTGGAAACCCGGGGAACCAGCGGAAGGGGTTAGGGTACCAGGGCCTGGATCGAACGTAAGATACTGTGACTCATGTTACCCGGGAACCCACGCCCCTCTGGGGCAGGAAATGAATAAGGAAGAGGGGAGATGGAAGGCAGGCGCAGGCAGAGGCAGATTTCTGTACCCCGAGGAGCAGTCGCAACCGCTTAGCTCTCCTGGCCACCGCAGCCAAACTCGCTCCTTCTCCGGAGCCAGCCCGGTCCGGCCGCCTCCACACACCCTCACCCGCTCTGATGGGCCCTCTCTCCTCATCCCTGCAGGGAAGGCGAAGAATGGCAGAGGCTCCGCAGCCTCTTAGCCCCACTCCTCCTTCGTCCTCAAGCGGCTGCCGGCTATGCCGGGACCCTGGACAACGTAGTCCGTGATCTTGTGCGGCGACTGAGGCGCCAGCGGGGACGGGACGCCGGGCCGCCCGCGCTAGTTCGGGACGTGGCGGGAGAGTTTTACAAGTTCGGCCTAGAAGGTGAGTCCCAACTCAGAGACAGGGGCAAGGGTAGGGACACGGGACCCGGGTTTCCCGATGCTCTGACCGCGCCCCCTCCCGGCCAGGCATAGCCGCGGTGCTGCTGGGTTCGCGCCTGGGCTGCCTGGAGGCCGAAGTGCGGCCGGACACAGACGCCTTCATCCGCGCCGTGGGCTCGGTGTTTGTGTCCACGCTGCTGACCATGGCGATGCCGGACTGGCTGCACCGCCTCGTGCCGGGGCCCTGGGGCCGCCTCTGCCGGGACTGGGACCAGATGTTTGCATTTAGTAAGGCATAGAAgcaggtggggatggggagacGTAGAGCTGTCCAGGGGTGGGGAGGCATCACTGTGCCATCTCCCCACGCAGCCCAGAAGCACGTGGAGCGGCGAGAGGCCGAGGCGGCCATGAGGAGCCAGGGAAGGCCTGAGGAGGACACGGGCCCCGGGACGCACCTGACCTACTTCCTGTTCCGGGAAAAGCTGCCTGCTCCGTCCATCCTGGGGAATGTAACAGAGCTGCTACTGGCCGGAGTAGACACGGTAAGAGTCTCCCTCCAGGCAGAGAGGCTGACTTCCAGAGTTTAgcttttccagcccctggggccaCTTTCTGGTTGCAGGGGACCCACTGTGGCCCTCTAGACAGGTTTGGCTTAGCACCAACTTGGACCCAGACTGCCCCATATTGTGCTCCCTATACTGGGGTCCCCACACTCAAAACCTCTGACCTCTCATCTGTCCCCTCAGGTATCCAATACACTCTCCTGGGCTCTGTATGAGCTTTCCCGGCACCCTGAAGTCCAGAAGGCACTCTACTCCGAGATTACAGCTGCTCTAGGCTCCTGTGCCCACGCCCCAGCCACTGCTCTATCCCAGCTGCCCCTGCTGAAGGCTGTGGTGAAGGAGGTGCTGAGGTGAGGGGGAAAGAGAGGAGGACCTAGGATTAATGCTGGGGAAGCAGATAGCAGACGGAGGCAGggagacagaagagaaaaatagtaCTCCAGGCCAAGAATGGGTTTGGATGTTGGGGAGGATAAGAGAGGAGGGATGTTACCATCCCCAGCCTCATCTTGCTGTCTCCCTCTTGTGCTCGGCCACTCAGGCTGTACCCTGTGGTACCTGGAAATTCCCGTGTCCCAGACAAAGACATTTGTGTGGGTGACtacattattccaaaaaatgtGAGTAGAGCCTATGGACTCTTTTTGCTGAGCCCATCCCTCACTATCTTGGGCCCCAGCCCTGCTCTCAAACCCCCCACAAACTCTTCAAACCCTCCTGTTGGAGTGAATGCCTCTCTCTAGCTGTAATGGATATAATGGGGAAATCATTCCAAAAATGACCCCTGCAAACTTCCCCATTACCAACTAGGACTTGGCTTTGTCCCAGTTGATATATCCTCTTGTCATTCCATGTCCCTCCCTGCATTATTGGGCCAAAACTAAGTTTGTGTTCTTTTCCCACTAGACGCTGGTCACTCTGTGTCACTATGCCACTTCACGGGACCCTGCCCAGTTCCCAGAGCCAAATTCTTTTCGTCCAGCACGATGGCTGGGGGAGGGCCCATCCCCCCACCCATTTTCATCTCTCCCCTTTGGGTTTGGCAAGCGCAGCTGCATGGGGAGACGCCTGGCAGAGCTTGAGCTGCAAATGGCTTTGGCCCAGGTAAGTGATCTAGACCTTACAGCTTCTCCAGACTAGAGAGACCCTAACCCTCTAAAGCTGTGAGATCTTCTTCTCTGACAAGCTTAGGAAAACATATATAAGACCTGGTAGACCTAATCCTCTGAACATGGCATTCCCATCATAGGCATGGAGGGTGGGCAAGGATATTTGGACTATCTTTCTCCCTACCATAATCCCTTACCCTTGTTAACCAGGAAGTCTCCTAGTGGCCACAGATGCCACCTCTACATTGCCCATCCTAACACTAATTGTTTACCAGTCAAGCCCACCATTACAGACCCCTCTCATAGTGATAGCCTTTGGCCTCTCTTTGCAGATCTTGACCCACTTTGAGGTACAGCCTGAGCCAGGTGCTGCCCCAGTCAAACCTATGACCCGGACTGTCTTGGTCCCTGAGAGGAGCATCAACCTACAGTTTCTGGACAGAGAGAGCTGTGGAAGCAGGCTATCATCATCACCCCTTTCCTCATAATAGGGGCTTATTAGGCTCAAGACCAAGAGATGCATCTTTCCCGAGGTCTGTCTGACCTAGCTAGTCAGAATGACCATAATAAAGTGTTTGAGGTAGTTCTGACCCAGGTGTGAAGTATGAGCTTGGCCAGACCCAGCTGGCCCTAAGCAAACCATGGTCCCCTACCAGCTCAGTCCATCTCCTGGTCATATCATGGGCATCCTTCAAGGGCCAACTCAGATCTTAACTAACAATGCTGTGTAGCCTGAGGAAGGATTCACCCACAACCCTTTTGGGGCCTCCATGGTATTCATTGATGCTGCTGACCAAGCACGTACCATGGGATGAGCTAAGTAATTGTGCATCTGATCTGCACCTAGTTGGTCCTCCCACCTTGcatgtgagctccttgaggggaAGGATGAGGCCTTAGTCAATCTTGGTATTCCCTGCCAGGGTCTATCTGACTAGGTGAAACCATATACATTGTCAGATTGAATCTGGACCATGAGGCAGAAGAGATAAGCAGCTTACCAGGCTGTACCCCCCTCCTTCCTCATTTTGCCCCTAGGAAAGTGAGTCTTCCCTAGCCTGGTTTATGATACATTCAACTTTCCTTGGCTCTCTGGTCACTGTTAGGTGGGCTTGCCTTGCCACTTAGTCCTCAGGCAGGGACATCTTTGGGCCTGCCCCTGCCCAGGTGTATGTCTTCCTTTTTAGAtcgaaatttttaaatattcaaagttttgaaatttaaaaaaaaaaaaatcatgtgttcCATCCTTGATTTTTGACTTACTTTTCTCCCCTTCTACTTCCTACAAGACCTAGAGGTGTAATCCTGATCCCCATCTCCACTTTGGTTTCCTAGGTCCTGGGAGagaaccccctccccacctcccacactTAAAAATGGGAGGTCTAGACTCCTGAGAGAATGGTTTGCATCACAAACCCAGACATGTTTCTGTCTGTAGTAGGAACAGCCAAGTCTGGCTCCCTCTAAGAGAGTAAGGGGGTGGTAGTGAAAAGtaactgccagggccaggctgtaGAT
Above is a window of Choloepus didactylus isolate mChoDid1 chromosome 8, mChoDid1.pri, whole genome shotgun sequence DNA encoding:
- the LOC119542148 gene encoding 25-hydroxyvitamin D-1 alpha hydroxylase, mitochondrial isoform X1 codes for the protein MTQTLKLASRLFHRVRCVPELGASLGPRGADSAPCSLADIPGPSTPGFLAELFCKGGLSRLHELQVQNSERFGPVWLASFGTVRTVFVAAPALIEQLLRQEGPRPERCSFSPWVEHRRRRQRACGLLTAEGEEWQRLRSLLAPLLLRPQAAAGYAGTLDNVVRDLVRRLRRQRGRDAGPPALVRDVAGEFYKFGLEGIAAVLLGSRLGCLEAEVRPDTDAFIRAVGSVFVSTLLTMAMPDWLHRLVPGPWGRLCRDWDQMFAFTQKHVERREAEAAMRSQGRPEEDTGPGTHLTYFLFREKLPAPSILGNVTELLLAGVDTVSNTLSWALYELSRHPEVQKALYSEITAALGSCAHAPATALSQLPLLKAVVKEVLRLYPVVPGNSRVPDKDICVGDYIIPKNTLVTLCHYATSRDPAQFPEPNSFRPARWLGEGPSPHPFSSLPFGFGKRSCMGRRLAELELQMALAQILTHFEVQPEPGAAPVKPMTRTVLVPERSINLQFLDRESCGSRLSSSPLSS
- the LOC119542148 gene encoding 25-hydroxyvitamin D-1 alpha hydroxylase, mitochondrial isoform X2; this translates as MTQTLKLASRLFHRVRCVPELGASLGPRGADSAPCSLADIPGPSTPGFLAELFCKGGLSRLHELQVQNSERFGPVWLASFGTVRTVFVAAPALIEQLLRQEGPRPERCSFSPWVEHRRRRQRACGLLTAEGEEWQRLRSLLAPLLLRPQAAAGYAGTLDNVVRDLVRRLRRQRGRDAGPPALVRDVAGEFYKFGLEGIAAVLLGSRLGCLEAEVRPDTDAFIRAVGSVFVSTLLTMAMPDWLHRLVPGPWGRLCRDWDQMFAFTQKHVERREAEAAMRSQGRPEEDTGPGTHLTYFLFREKLPAPSILGNVTELLLAGVDTVSNTLSWALYELSRHPEVQKALYSEITAALGSCAHAPATALSQLPLLKAVVKEVLRRWSLCVTMPLHGTLPSSQSQILFVQHDGWGRAHPPTHFHLSPLGLASAAAWGDAWQSLSCKWLWPRS